Proteins found in one Panicum hallii strain FIL2 chromosome 4, PHallii_v3.1, whole genome shotgun sequence genomic segment:
- the LOC112889792 gene encoding tetraspanin-2-like, with product MAVSNNITACVTFMVLLCTVPIAATGVWLASRHGGEGCARLARWPVAALGALLLLVALTGFLGAYRNRKGLLACYLFAMAALITLLLALLVAAFVVAHDSGAYAVPGRAYEDYRLEGYSPWLRRYVAGDPDRWEGIRACVTGSGTCRKLAMDRSFIVPEQFYMTHLSPIESGCCKPPTACGFAYVSPTAWSGPAANPAADADCAAWSNDPGQLCYSCGSCKAGVLGELREQWRRASVALLAATVALIFVYVVGCCAFRNAQTEDMFRRYKWGNNY from the exons ATGGCGGTGAGCAACAACATCACGGCGTGCGTCACCTTCATGGTCCTGCTCTGCACGGTCCCCATCGCCGCCACGGGCGTCTGGCTCGCCTCCCGCCACGGCGGCGAGGGGTGCGCGCGCCTCGCCCGCTGGCCCGTCGCCGCCCTCggcgcgctcctcctcctcgtcgcacTCACGGGCTTCCTCGGCGCCTACCGCAACCGCAAGGGCCTCCTCGCCTGCTACCTCTTCGCCATGGCCGCGCTCATCACGCTTCTCCTCGCGCTCCTCGTCGCCGCCTTCGTCGTCGCGCACGACTCCGGCGCGTACGCGGTCCCCGGGCGCGCCTACGAGGACTACCGCCTCGAGGGGTACTCGCCGTGGCTGCGGAGGTACGTCGCCGGCGACCCGGACCGGTGGGAGGGGATCCGGGCGTGCGTCACCGGGTCGGGCACCTGCAGGAAGCTCGCCATGGATAGATCCTTCATCGTGCCCGAGCAGTTCTACATGACGCACCTCTCGCCCATCGAG TCCGGGTGCTGCAAGCCGCCGACGGCGTGCGGGTTCGCGTACGTGTCCCCGACGGCGTGGTCGGGCCCCGCGGCGAACCCGGCGGCGGACGCGGACTGCGCGGCGTGGAGCAACGACCCGGGGCAGCTCTGCTACAGCTGCGGCTCCTGCAAGGCCGGCGTGCTGGGGGAGCTCCGGGAGCAGTGGCGCCGGGCCAGCGTGGCGCTGCTCGCCGCCACCGTCGCGCTCATCTTCGTCTACGTCGTCGGCTGCTGCGCCTTCCGCAACGCGCAGACCGAGGACATGTTCCGCCGCTACAAGTGGGGCAACAACTACTGA